One window of Myxocyprinus asiaticus isolate MX2 ecotype Aquarium Trade chromosome 6, UBuf_Myxa_2, whole genome shotgun sequence genomic DNA carries:
- the LOC127442923 gene encoding forkhead box protein F2-like isoform X1, with translation MTTESTQQQLDPPPPLRSSPASSGMHSAIQSAQTVLESTTATGTKGKKSNSGMRRPEKPPYSYIALIVMAIQSSPTKRLTLSEIYQFLQARFPFFRGSYQGWKNSVRHNLSLNECFIKLPKGLGRPGKGHYWTIDPGSEFMFEEGSFRRRPRGFRRKCQALKPMYRMMNGIGFGASMLPQNFDFQSPSASLACHTNGYNLDMMTNAVPGVHAGYDGLTASHHVSHMSPSSGSTYMTACQVTSNGEYGPDSSNSPLHSPPAMSGSLECHSPYGAASAHWPSSGVSPYVKQQPLSSSSPTSSGLHSSMSPYSLEQSYLHHNGRDSAADISVEMSRYQAHPSPVCDRKDFVLNFNGITSFHPTTSGSYYHHQLHHHQGVYQDVKPCVM, from the exons ATGACGACTGAAAGCACCCAGCAACAGCTGGACCCGCCGCCTCCCCTCAGATCCAGTCCGGCGTCCAGTGGCATGCACTCGGCTATCCAGAGCGCACAGACTGTGCTGGAGAGCACAACTGCGACCGGTACCAAAGGGAAAAAGTCCAATTCGGGCATGAGACGCCCCGAAAAGCCACCTTACTCCTACATCGCTCTTATAGTCATGGCGATCCAGAGCTCTCCGACCAAAAGGTTGACACTCAGTGAAATTTACCAGTTCCTCCAGGCTCGCTTTCCGTTTTTTAGAGGTTCCTACCAGGGCTGGAAAAATTCCGTCAGACACAATTTGTCTCTAAACGAGTGTTTCATCAAACTTCCCAAGGGCCTCGGGCGCCCAGGCAAAGGCCATTATTGGACCATTGACCCAGGGAGCGAGTTCATGTTCGAGGAGGGCTCGTTTAGACGCAGACCACGGGGTTTCCGAAGGAAATGCCAGGCTCTGAAACCAATGTACCGCATGATGAACGGAATCGGCTTCGGTGCTTCTATGCTGCCCCAAAACTTTGACTTCCAGTCCCCCTCCGCGTCCCTGGCCTGTCATACCAACGGCTACAATCTGGACATGATGACCAACGCTGTGCCCGGCGTTCATGCGGGCTACGATGGACTTACTGCAAGTCACCACGTCTCACACATGTCACCGAGCTCCGGTTCTACATACATGACGGCATGCCAAGTCACCTCAAACGGCGAGTATGGCCCAGACAGCAGCAATAGCCCACTTCATTCACCTCCGGCGATGTCCGGCTCTTTGGAGTGCCATTCGCCGTATGGAGCCGCCTCGGCGCACTGGCCTTCATCTGGTGTTTCTCCCTATGTTAAACAGCAGCCACTGTCCTCTAGCAGTCCGACCTCCTCTGGATTACACTCGAGTATGTCTCCATATTCTCTGGAGCAAAGTTATTTGCATCACAACGGCAGAGACTCGGCGGCCGACATCTCAG tagaaATGTCTCGATATCAGGCCCACCCCTCGCCAGTCTGTGACAGAAAAGACTTTGTGTTGAACTTCAACGGTATTACGTCGTTTCATCCGACCACCAGTGGATCCTACTATCATCATCAGCTACATCATCATCAAGGTGTCTACCAAGATGTGAAGCCATGCGTTATGTAA
- the LOC127442923 gene encoding forkhead box protein F2-like isoform X2 gives MTTESTQQQLDPPPPLRSSPASSGMHSAIQSAQTVLESTTATGTKGKKSNSGMRRPEKPPYSYIALIVMAIQSSPTKRLTLSEIYQFLQARFPFFRGSYQGWKNSVRHNLSLNECFIKLPKGLGRPGKGHYWTIDPGSEFMFEEGSFRRRPRGFRRKCQALKPMYRMMNGIGFGASMLPQNFDFQSPSASLACHTNGYNLDMMTNAVPGVHAGYDGLTASHHVSHMSPSSGSTYMTACQVTSNGEYGPDSSNSPLHSPPAMSGSLECHSPYGAASAHWPSSGVSPYVKQQPLSSSSPTSSGLHSSMSPYSLEQSYLHHNGRDSAADISEMSRYQAHPSPVCDRKDFVLNFNGITSFHPTTSGSYYHHQLHHHQGVYQDVKPCVM, from the exons ATGACGACTGAAAGCACCCAGCAACAGCTGGACCCGCCGCCTCCCCTCAGATCCAGTCCGGCGTCCAGTGGCATGCACTCGGCTATCCAGAGCGCACAGACTGTGCTGGAGAGCACAACTGCGACCGGTACCAAAGGGAAAAAGTCCAATTCGGGCATGAGACGCCCCGAAAAGCCACCTTACTCCTACATCGCTCTTATAGTCATGGCGATCCAGAGCTCTCCGACCAAAAGGTTGACACTCAGTGAAATTTACCAGTTCCTCCAGGCTCGCTTTCCGTTTTTTAGAGGTTCCTACCAGGGCTGGAAAAATTCCGTCAGACACAATTTGTCTCTAAACGAGTGTTTCATCAAACTTCCCAAGGGCCTCGGGCGCCCAGGCAAAGGCCATTATTGGACCATTGACCCAGGGAGCGAGTTCATGTTCGAGGAGGGCTCGTTTAGACGCAGACCACGGGGTTTCCGAAGGAAATGCCAGGCTCTGAAACCAATGTACCGCATGATGAACGGAATCGGCTTCGGTGCTTCTATGCTGCCCCAAAACTTTGACTTCCAGTCCCCCTCCGCGTCCCTGGCCTGTCATACCAACGGCTACAATCTGGACATGATGACCAACGCTGTGCCCGGCGTTCATGCGGGCTACGATGGACTTACTGCAAGTCACCACGTCTCACACATGTCACCGAGCTCCGGTTCTACATACATGACGGCATGCCAAGTCACCTCAAACGGCGAGTATGGCCCAGACAGCAGCAATAGCCCACTTCATTCACCTCCGGCGATGTCCGGCTCTTTGGAGTGCCATTCGCCGTATGGAGCCGCCTCGGCGCACTGGCCTTCATCTGGTGTTTCTCCCTATGTTAAACAGCAGCCACTGTCCTCTAGCAGTCCGACCTCCTCTGGATTACACTCGAGTATGTCTCCATATTCTCTGGAGCAAAGTTATTTGCATCACAACGGCAGAGACTCGGCGGCCGACATCTCAG aaATGTCTCGATATCAGGCCCACCCCTCGCCAGTCTGTGACAGAAAAGACTTTGTGTTGAACTTCAACGGTATTACGTCGTTTCATCCGACCACCAGTGGATCCTACTATCATCATCAGCTACATCATCATCAAGGTGTCTACCAAGATGTGAAGCCATGCGTTATGTAA